ACCCGTCCTTCCAGGGCTGGGGGACCGCACTGGCGTGGTTCGCCGACGTCACGGGCGGATGGCCCGACGCGCAGCGCAACCGCCTTGCGGACGACCTCTACGGCGCGAACGGCCTCGGCTTCACCATCGCCCGGTACAACATCGGCGGCGGCGACAGCCCCGAGACCACTCCTTACATGCGCGCAGGCGGCGCCGTCCCCGGCTACTGGAACAGGCCCGGCCCCGAGGCCCCCGACTGGTGGGACCCGGCCCGGGCCGACCACTGGAACCCCGACGCCGATGTCAACCAGCAGTGGTGGCTCACGGCTGCCAAGGCGCGCGGAGCGACGACCTTCGAGGCGTTCTCCAACTCCGCGCCGTACTTCATGACCAACAGCGGCCTGGTCTCGGGTGCGGTCGACGGGTGGCATGACAACCTCCGCTCCGACCAGTACGACCGGTTCGCCGCCTACCTGACGGGCTCGATGCAACGGGCCCAGTCCGCCACGGGCGTCACGTTCGACTCCCTCGCTCCGATCAACGAGCCCAACACCGACTACTGGCACGCCGGAGGCCGCCAGGAGGGCTCGCACTGGGATCCGGCCTCCCAGGCCCGCATGATTACCACCTTGCGCTCCGCCCTGGACGCCAAGGGCATGACGACCCCGATCGCCGCCATGGACGAGACGAATCCCCAGGTGTTCCGGGCCAATTGGGAGTCGTACGCCCCCGCAGTCCGCGACGCGGTCGGTCGGCTCAACACGCACACGTACGGGACGAACGGCCGCACCGCGGTGCGGGACATCGCCAAGGGTGAGGCCACGCCGTTGTGGATGTCCGAGGTCGACCTCGGCGGCAGCGTCCCGCAGAGCTTCACCGACATGAGCCCCGCCCTCGACCTCGCCGGGCGCATCAACGACGACCTGCGTGAGCTGGAGCCGCGCGCGTGGGTCCTGTGGCAGGCGGTCGAGGACTACGAGAACATGACCCCGGGGCGCGAGAACTCCAACTGGGGCCTGATCCAGGCGGACTTCACCCCCGGCGACGCGGCGACCGAGCCCCTGCGCAAGAACAAGAAGTACTGGGCGATGGCGAACTACAGCCGCTTCGTCCGCCCGGGCGCGCGGATCACGAACACCGACGACCCGCAGACCCTGGCGGCCGTGCGGCCGGGCGGCAACGGTGTGGTCGTCGTCCACACCAACCCGACAGGCGCCGAGCGGGAGGTGACCCTTAACCTCGACGGCTTCCAGACGGTCGCGGACGGACCCGTCGAGCGCTGGACGACCGACGCCACCAAGAACCTCCACCGCGAGAGCGACGCGGCCGTGACCGGAAGGACGTTCAAAGCCACCGTAGGCGCCGGCTCCGTCACCACGTTCGTCCTGCCCTCGGTCTCGGGTGT
The Streptomyces sp. NBC_00234 DNA segment above includes these coding regions:
- a CDS encoding RICIN domain-containing protein, with translation MFPTRKRPVSPQARYGPSRPRRLVVAATAAVLAATAFTAVGPASSPATAAETPAAALTVRLDPSYQHPSFQGWGTALAWFADVTGGWPDAQRNRLADDLYGANGLGFTIARYNIGGGDSPETTPYMRAGGAVPGYWNRPGPEAPDWWDPARADHWNPDADVNQQWWLTAAKARGATTFEAFSNSAPYFMTNSGLVSGAVDGWHDNLRSDQYDRFAAYLTGSMQRAQSATGVTFDSLAPINEPNTDYWHAGGRQEGSHWDPASQARMITTLRSALDAKGMTTPIAAMDETNPQVFRANWESYAPAVRDAVGRLNTHTYGTNGRTAVRDIAKGEATPLWMSEVDLGGSVPQSFTDMSPALDLAGRINDDLRELEPRAWVLWQAVEDYENMTPGRENSNWGLIQADFTPGDAATEPLRKNKKYWAMANYSRFVRPGARITNTDDPQTLAAVRPGGNGVVVVHTNPTGAEREVTLNLDGFQTVADGPVERWTTDATKNLHRESDAAVTGRTFKATVGAGSVTTFVLPSVSGVNTAATTAPTGTPRRLLNDNSGKALAVATVNGTSTPVQRTPDPADTAQQWTFTKLSSTDWGNTAAYRVTNVRTGKALSVTGDVLTFGSPGSSTAQQWIRSTAGDGHSTLINGATGKLLDVTDASTADGAPVAVYRPTNGSNQSWTFAATVPDAWKTLSFRHSSLCLDVSGNAADDGAAVVQYGCTVSTNQQWSLRSTGGGYVNLVARHSGKCLDVSGLSTADGAEVFQYACNGGRNQEWAARSTGDGHITLTARHSAKCLDVSGGSTAVGAPAVQRTCDGAASQQVRQG